In Romboutsia lituseburensis, a genomic segment contains:
- the pflB gene encoding formate C-acetyltransferase, with the protein MNAWQGFKEGRWTKEIDVRGFIQANYTPYEGNDSFLAGATENTKKLWDEAMALFKKERDNGGTLDVDTKTVSLINAYGPGYLDKELETIVGFQTDAPLKRAVMPFGGIKMVENSCKAYGYECDPEISEIFTKYRKTHNQGVFDAYTAEMRAVRKSGIVTGLPDAYGRGRIIGDYRRVALYGVDKLIEDKNNQKDTLDVSTMDEGVIRLREEIADQIKALNELKKMAATYGFDISKPATNSKEAVQWLYFGYLGAIKDQNGAAMSLGRTSTFLDIYFERDLAAGTITEEEVQEIMDHFVMKLRMVKFLRTPEYNDLFSGDPTWVTESIGGMGIDGRTLVTKNSFRVLNTLYTLGPSPEPNLTVLWSTQLPEGFKNFCSKVSIDTSSVQYENDDLMRPYWGDDYGIACCVSAMRIGKQMQFFGARVNMAKTLLYAINGGVDEKSLAQVGPRFEPITSEYLDYDEVMAKFEPFTDWLANLYVNTLNVIHYMHDKYSYEALEMALHDRDVYRTMACGIAGLSVCADSLSAIKHAKVKAIRNEQGVAVDFEIEGDYPMYGNNDDRVDQIACDLVENFMNKIRKNKTYRDSVHTQSILTITSNVVYGKKTGNTPDGRRAGQPFAPGANPMHGRDNSGALASLSSVAKLPYEHSQDGISNTFSIVPGALGKDMTERVQNLSAMMDGYFGDGAHHLNVNVFDRSTLEDAMEHPEKYPQLTIRVSGYAVNFIKLTREQQMDVINRTFHGKMA; encoded by the coding sequence ATGAATGCATGGCAAGGATTTAAAGAAGGTAGATGGACTAAAGAAATAGATGTTAGAGGGTTCATCCAAGCAAACTACACTCCATACGAAGGAAATGATTCTTTCTTAGCTGGAGCTACAGAAAACACTAAAAAATTATGGGACGAAGCTATGGCTCTTTTCAAAAAAGAAAGAGACAATGGTGGAACTCTAGATGTTGATACAAAAACTGTATCTTTAATAAATGCATATGGACCAGGATACTTAGACAAAGAATTAGAAACAATAGTTGGTTTCCAAACTGATGCTCCATTAAAAAGAGCTGTAATGCCATTCGGTGGTATAAAAATGGTTGAAAACTCTTGTAAAGCTTACGGATACGAATGTGATCCTGAAATAAGCGAAATATTCACTAAGTACAGAAAAACTCATAACCAAGGTGTATTCGATGCTTATACTGCTGAAATGAGAGCTGTTAGAAAATCTGGTATAGTAACTGGATTACCTGATGCTTACGGAAGAGGTAGAATAATAGGAGACTACAGAAGAGTTGCTTTATACGGTGTTGATAAATTAATAGAAGATAAAAACAACCAAAAAGATACTTTAGACGTTTCTACTATGGATGAAGGCGTTATAAGATTAAGAGAAGAAATAGCTGATCAAATAAAAGCTTTAAATGAATTAAAGAAAATGGCTGCTACTTACGGATTCGATATATCTAAGCCAGCTACTAACTCTAAAGAAGCTGTTCAATGGTTATACTTCGGATACTTAGGAGCTATAAAAGATCAAAACGGAGCTGCAATGTCATTAGGTAGAACTTCTACTTTCTTAGATATATACTTCGAAAGAGATTTAGCTGCTGGTACTATAACTGAAGAAGAAGTTCAAGAAATAATGGACCACTTCGTTATGAAGTTAAGAATGGTTAAATTCTTAAGAACTCCAGAATACAATGATTTATTCTCTGGTGACCCAACTTGGGTAACTGAGTCAATCGGTGGTATGGGAATAGATGGTAGAACATTAGTAACTAAGAACTCATTCAGAGTTTTAAATACTCTTTATACTCTTGGACCATCTCCAGAGCCAAACTTAACTGTATTATGGTCTACTCAATTACCAGAAGGATTCAAAAACTTCTGTTCAAAAGTATCTATAGATACAAGTTCAGTTCAATATGAGAACGACGACTTAATGAGACCATACTGGGGAGATGACTACGGTATAGCTTGTTGTGTATCTGCAATGAGAATAGGTAAGCAAATGCAATTCTTCGGAGCTAGAGTAAACATGGCTAAGACTTTATTATACGCTATAAACGGTGGTGTTGATGAAAAATCATTAGCTCAAGTTGGACCTAGATTCGAGCCAATAACTTCAGAATACTTAGACTATGATGAAGTAATGGCTAAGTTTGAACCATTCACTGATTGGTTAGCTAACTTATATGTAAATACATTAAACGTAATCCACTACATGCATGATAAGTACTCTTATGAAGCATTAGAAATGGCATTACATGATAGAGACGTATACAGAACTATGGCTTGTGGTATAGCTGGATTATCAGTATGTGCTGACTCATTATCTGCTATAAAACATGCTAAAGTTAAAGCTATAAGAAATGAACAAGGAGTAGCTGTTGACTTCGAAATCGAAGGGGATTACCCAATGTACGGAAACAACGATGATAGAGTTGACCAAATAGCTTGCGACTTAGTTGAAAACTTCATGAACAAAATAAGAAAGAACAAAACTTACAGAGATTCTGTTCATACTCAATCAATATTAACAATAACTTCTAACGTAGTTTACGGTAAGAAGACTGGTAATACTCCTGATGGTAGAAGAGCTGGACAACCATTTGCTCCAGGTGCTAACCCAATGCACGGAAGAGATAACAGCGGAGCTTTAGCTTCATTATCTTCAGTTGCTAAGTTACCATACGAACATTCTCAAGATGGTATATCTAACACATTCTCTATAGTACCAGGTGCTTTAGGAAAAGATATGACTGAAAGAGTTCAAAACTTATCAGCAATGATGGATGGATACTTCGGAGATGGAGCTCATCACTTAAACGTTAACGTATTTGATAGATCTACTTTAGAAGATGCTATGGAACATCCAGAAAAATACCCTCAATTAACTATAAGAGTTTCAGGATACGCTGTAAACTTCATCAAGTTAACTAGAGAACAACAAATGGACGTTATAAACAGAACATTCCACGGAAAAATGGCTTAA
- the pflA gene encoding pyruvate formate-lyase-activating protein, which yields MVKGRIHSIETFGTVDGPGIRFILFMQGCPLRCKYCHNRDTWDAKGGKEYTTDEIINQALKYSSYMKFSGGGITASGGEATLQPEFLTELFAKAKKNNIHTCLDTSGFVDIETVDPILDNTDLVLLDLKHMVEEKSKDLVGVGIEKTLKLAKHLDERNIPVWIRHVLVPGVTDDVENLEKIGQFVSTLNNVDRLELLPYHTLGVHKWENMGIDYQLKDTPDATSEDIEKAKQIIEKFGVKVFNK from the coding sequence ATGGTTAAAGGAAGAATTCATTCAATAGAAACATTTGGTACAGTAGATGGACCAGGAATAAGATTTATATTATTTATGCAAGGATGTCCATTAAGATGTAAGTATTGTCATAACAGAGATACATGGGATGCTAAAGGCGGAAAAGAATACACTACAGATGAAATAATAAATCAAGCACTTAAGTATTCTTCATATATGAAATTCTCTGGCGGTGGTATAACTGCATCAGGCGGAGAAGCTACACTACAACCAGAATTCTTAACAGAATTATTTGCTAAGGCTAAGAAAAATAATATACACACTTGTTTAGATACATCAGGATTTGTTGATATAGAAACTGTAGATCCTATACTAGATAATACAGATCTTGTTTTACTTGACTTAAAACATATGGTTGAGGAAAAATCAAAAGATTTAGTTGGTGTTGGAATTGAGAAAACATTAAAACTTGCTAAACATTTAGACGAAAGAAATATACCAGTTTGGATAAGACACGTTCTTGTACCTGGAGTTACAGATGATGTTGAAAACTTAGAAAAAATAGGTCAATTCGTTTCAACACTTAACAATGTAGACAGACTAGAGTTATTACCTTACCATACACTAGGTGTTCATAAGTGGGAAAACATGGGTATTGATTATCAATTAAAAGATACTCCAGATGCTACTAGTGAAGATATTGAAAAAGCTAAACAAATAATAGAAAAATTTGGTGTTAAAGTATTTAACAAATAA
- the thiI gene encoding tRNA uracil 4-sulfurtransferase ThiI: protein MYNTLIVKYGEIGVKGKNRYIFENKLIKNIKNILKPLGDFKVYKEFGRIYVDLEDYDYEEVIEEVKKVFGIVGVCPAVRAEKDYNKLKELALEMLEEKIEQGAKSFKVESRRGDKSLELTSQEMSLDIGGYLVSQVKDRIAVDVRNPEVKIKCEYRQTHVMAYSDTVAGYGGLPLGTNGRAMSLLSGGIDSPVASWMVAKRGMDLECIHFHSYPFTSEKSQEKVKDLGKILAKYCGKVRLHKVNILEIQKAIGLSCKEEEMTIISRRFMMQIAERVAQKRHCDALVTGESIGQVASQTIQGLTCTNASVSIPVFRPLIAMDKTEIVDIAQKIGTFETSILPEEDCCTVFSPKKPVTKPKLDRIEMSERKLDVEKLIQDAIDNIEVEDLEF, encoded by the coding sequence TTGTACAATACATTAATCGTTAAGTATGGAGAAATTGGAGTTAAAGGAAAAAATAGATATATATTTGAAAATAAATTAATAAAAAATATTAAAAATATATTAAAGCCTTTAGGTGATTTTAAGGTATACAAAGAATTCGGAAGAATATATGTAGATCTAGAAGATTATGATTATGAAGAGGTAATAGAAGAAGTTAAAAAAGTGTTTGGTATAGTTGGCGTTTGTCCAGCTGTTAGAGCTGAAAAAGACTATAATAAATTAAAAGAATTAGCACTTGAAATGTTAGAAGAAAAAATAGAGCAAGGTGCTAAATCATTTAAGGTTGAAAGTAGAAGAGGAGATAAAAGTCTTGAACTAACTTCTCAAGAGATGAGTTTAGATATAGGTGGATACTTAGTATCTCAGGTAAAAGATAGAATAGCTGTTGATGTTAGAAATCCAGAGGTTAAGATAAAATGTGAATATAGACAAACACATGTAATGGCATATAGTGATACTGTAGCTGGATATGGAGGATTACCTTTAGGAACTAATGGTAGAGCAATGTCTCTTTTATCAGGAGGAATTGATAGTCCAGTAGCATCTTGGATGGTAGCTAAAAGAGGTATGGATTTAGAGTGTATACATTTCCACAGTTATCCGTTTACAAGTGAAAAGTCACAAGAAAAAGTAAAGGATTTAGGTAAAATATTAGCTAAATATTGTGGTAAAGTAAGACTACACAAGGTTAATATATTAGAGATACAAAAAGCTATAGGTTTAAGCTGTAAAGAAGAAGAGATGACAATAATATCAAGAAGATTTATGATGCAAATAGCTGAAAGAGTTGCTCAAAAAAGACATTGTGATGCTTTAGTAACTGGAGAGAGTATAGGACAAGTTGCTTCTCAAACAATACAAGGATTAACTTGTACAAATGCTTCAGTAAGCATACCAGTATTTAGACCACTTATAGCTATGGATAAAACTGAAATAGTAGATATAGCTCAAAAGATAGGAACTTTTGAAACATCTATATTACCAGAAGAAGATTGTTGTACAGTATTCTCTCCAAAGAAACCTGTTACAAAGCCTAAGTTAGATAGAATAGAAATGTCTGAACGTAAATTAGATGTTGAAAAACTAATACAAGATGCTATAGATAATATAGAAGTAGAAGACTTGGAATTTTAA
- a CDS encoding cysteine desulfurase family protein has translation MDIYLDNSATTKPYEEVIDKMVYALSTDYANPSSLHRKGIEVEKNIKVIRQNIAKTLGAKDKEIYFTSGGTEANNTIIRGVANLHKKRKNHIISTVIEHPSVLNTLKDLEEDGFEVTYLPVDTTGKIDIDEFKKAIKPSTCLVSIMHVNNEVGSIQPIQEIGKYLKSLNDKVYLHVDAVQSYSKINFKPSRYNIDFMSVSGHKFHGPKGIGFMYIKENNRLKPILTGGGQEIGVRSGTENTPGIYGLGEAVSIINEDLDATIEKINSLKNLLKDEIERNIDDIKINSPEDGVCHILNVSFRGVKGEVLLHYLEQKGIYVSTGSACSSKKKGSHVLNEMKLNPVEIEGAIRFSLSDLNTEEDVKSVIPVLVESVNDLRMIIRRR, from the coding sequence ATGGATATATATTTAGATAATAGTGCAACTACAAAGCCATATGAAGAAGTAATAGATAAAATGGTTTACGCATTAAGTACAGATTATGCTAATCCATCTTCATTACATAGAAAAGGTATTGAAGTAGAGAAGAATATAAAAGTTATAAGACAAAATATAGCTAAAACTTTAGGTGCAAAGGATAAAGAAATATACTTTACATCTGGAGGAACGGAAGCAAATAATACTATAATAAGAGGCGTTGCAAATTTACATAAAAAAAGAAAAAATCATATAATATCAACAGTTATAGAACATCCATCTGTTTTAAATACATTAAAAGACCTAGAAGAAGATGGATTTGAAGTAACATATTTACCTGTAGATACTACTGGAAAAATAGATATAGATGAGTTTAAGAAGGCTATAAAACCTTCTACATGCTTAGTAAGTATAATGCATGTAAATAATGAAGTAGGCTCAATACAACCAATTCAGGAAATAGGTAAGTATTTAAAATCTTTAAATGATAAAGTTTATCTACATGTAGATGCAGTTCAGTCGTATTCTAAGATAAATTTCAAACCATCAAGATACAATATAGATTTTATGAGTGTAAGTGGGCACAAGTTCCATGGCCCAAAAGGAATTGGATTTATGTATATAAAAGAAAATAATAGATTAAAGCCTATACTAACAGGTGGTGGTCAAGAGATAGGAGTAAGATCAGGCACAGAAAATACACCTGGGATATATGGACTAGGTGAAGCTGTAAGTATTATAAATGAAGATTTAGATGCTACTATAGAGAAGATAAATTCATTAAAAAACTTATTAAAAGATGAGATAGAAAGAAATATAGATGATATAAAAATAAATTCTCCAGAAGATGGAGTTTGTCACATATTAAATGTATCTTTTAGAGGAGTAAAAGGAGAGGTTTTACTTCATTATTTAGAACAAAAAGGTATATATGTGTCAACGGGGTCTGCATGTTCATCAAAGAAAAAAGGAAGTCATGTACTAAATGAAATGAAGTTAAATCCAGTGGAAATAGAAGGAGCTATAAGATTTAGTTTATCAGATTTAAATACTGAAGAAGATGTTAAATCTGTTATTCCAGTTTTAGTTGAATCAGTAAATGATTTAAGGATGATAATAAGAAGACGTTAA
- a CDS encoding asparaginase codes for MAKKKKVAIVFTGGTISMTVDEKVGAAIPTLSGEQIMSMVTNIDKVAEVEVLNFDEIPGPHITPARMMELKDYVNNLLVREDISGVVITHGTDSLEETAYFLDLTITSIKPVIVTGAMRSSSELGYDGPSNLSAAVCTAISDDAMGKGVLVVLNNEVILASEATKTNTLSLNTFQALGSGPLGIIDCNELVLSKNTGSRTIIDTYSVESKVALLKSGVGMDDEFIRFATDSGYKGIVIEAMGRGNIPPQMYEGIKYARENNIPVVIVSRCHSGRVFDSYGYLGSGRDLRNLGCIFGGDLPGQKARIKLMLALGKTNNLDEIKDFFEKGIYY; via the coding sequence ATGGCTAAAAAGAAAAAAGTAGCTATAGTTTTCACAGGTGGAACTATATCTATGACTGTAGATGAAAAAGTTGGTGCAGCTATACCGACATTATCAGGTGAACAAATAATGTCAATGGTTACTAATATCGATAAAGTTGCTGAAGTAGAAGTTCTTAACTTCGATGAAATCCCTGGACCTCACATAACTCCAGCAAGAATGATGGAGTTAAAAGACTATGTAAATAATTTACTTGTAAGAGAAGATATTTCTGGAGTTGTAATAACTCATGGTACAGATAGTTTAGAAGAAACAGCTTACTTCTTAGATTTAACTATAACTAGTATAAAACCCGTAATAGTTACTGGAGCTATGAGAAGTAGCTCAGAACTTGGATATGATGGTCCAAGTAACCTTTCTGCTGCAGTTTGTACTGCAATTTCTGATGATGCTATGGGTAAAGGTGTTTTAGTTGTTTTAAATAACGAAGTAATTTTAGCATCAGAAGCTACAAAAACAAATACTTTATCATTAAATACATTCCAAGCATTAGGATCAGGCCCTCTGGGTATAATAGATTGCAATGAATTAGTATTATCTAAAAATACTGGATCAAGAACTATAATTGATACTTATTCAGTGGAGTCAAAAGTAGCTTTATTAAAATCAGGTGTTGGAATGGATGATGAATTTATAAGATTTGCTACAGATAGCGGTTATAAAGGAATCGTTATAGAAGCTATGGGTAGGGGTAATATACCTCCTCAAATGTACGAAGGAATTAAGTATGCTAGAGAAAACAATATACCCGTTGTTATAGTATCTAGATGTCACTCTGGTAGAGTATTTGATAGCTATGGCTACTTAGGATCTGGTAGAGATTTAAGAAACCTAGGATGTATATTCGGCGGTGACTTACCAGGACAAAAAGCTAGAATAAAATTAATGTTAGCTCTAGGCAAAACAAATAACTTAGATGAGATAAAAGATTTCTTTGAAAAAGGAATTTATTATTAA
- a CDS encoding ATP-dependent helicase: MISIDKLNENQKRAVEHLNGPCMVLAGPGSGKTRVITYRIANMIVNKEIKPTSILAISFTKASSLEMKNRALSLSKDYRMNKVTYGTFHSIFFRILRFFVKYDLDSILDEKSKRLALKGIMKNLNIENADDDETVGQVINEISFVKNELMDKYDFDSEILSSDEFIKTYNLYEEYKNQTNKIDFDDMLIKTYELLLNNNQALQRVRSAYKYILVDEFQDINKVQFEVLKLIANPINNIFVVGDEDQSIYGFRGSRPDFLLEFEEYFEGTNKVVLDINYRSKEEIIDVANRLIEKNENRYEKIIKYGQGNGAQINYVSPEDSEEEAVFVAKDILEEIKKDYVEYSDFAVIYRTNIQSRALVDVFMDMRIPFVVKDSIITIYDHWAAQDILAYLRIGLNPQNNKDWVRIINKPFRYISKDNVNMVKDEADFINALINKCNLHPKQVKTINDLDIDLSYLKTLNPKNAISYIRTSLDYDRYILDYCTNRKIKTNGLIEILNELESSATNFKTIKDYLEHIDRVKSELVDNKNNKNTDGVIFTTMHSAKGLEFKNVYIIGANEGTIPHEKSYDIEDDEKKIGQIEEERRLMYVAITRAEENLYISYPINKYGKKVSKSRFIDDIKAPTKKEIEQITVGDKIYHKKFKEGIIIQKDGSSIKIRFGDGDRVLDYKVCMVKNMIWKV; this comes from the coding sequence ATGATAAGTATAGATAAATTAAATGAAAATCAAAAGCGGGCAGTAGAGCATTTAAATGGACCCTGTATGGTATTAGCAGGGCCTGGGTCAGGTAAAACAAGAGTTATAACATATAGAATTGCTAATATGATAGTAAATAAAGAAATAAAGCCTACAAGTATATTAGCAATAAGTTTTACAAAAGCATCTTCACTAGAAATGAAAAATAGAGCATTAAGTTTAAGTAAAGATTATAGAATGAATAAAGTTACATATGGAACATTCCATTCTATATTTTTTAGGATTTTAAGATTTTTTGTTAAATATGATTTAGATAGCATATTAGACGAAAAATCTAAAAGATTAGCGCTAAAAGGTATTATGAAAAATTTAAATATAGAAAATGCAGATGATGATGAGACTGTGGGACAAGTAATAAATGAAATATCATTTGTGAAAAATGAGTTAATGGATAAATATGATTTTGATTCAGAAATACTTAGTAGTGATGAATTTATAAAAACCTATAATCTGTACGAAGAGTATAAAAATCAAACAAATAAAATAGATTTTGATGATATGTTAATAAAAACATATGAGTTGTTATTGAATAATAATCAAGCATTACAAAGAGTACGTAGTGCATATAAGTATATTCTTGTAGACGAATTTCAAGATATAAATAAGGTGCAATTTGAAGTACTTAAATTAATAGCAAACCCTATTAATAATATATTTGTAGTAGGAGATGAAGATCAAAGTATTTATGGATTTAGAGGTTCAAGGCCTGATTTCTTATTAGAGTTTGAAGAATACTTTGAAGGTACAAATAAAGTCGTTTTAGACATCAATTATAGATCAAAGGAAGAAATTATAGATGTTGCTAATAGACTTATAGAAAAAAATGAAAATAGATATGAAAAAATTATAAAGTACGGTCAAGGTAATGGAGCTCAAATCAATTATGTATCACCAGAGGACTCAGAAGAAGAAGCCGTATTTGTAGCTAAAGATATATTAGAAGAAATAAAAAAAGATTATGTAGAGTATTCGGATTTTGCTGTGATATACCGTACTAATATACAGTCTAGAGCACTTGTAGATGTATTTATGGATATGAGAATACCATTTGTAGTAAAAGACTCTATAATAACTATATATGACCACTGGGCAGCTCAAGATATATTAGCATATCTAAGAATAGGATTAAATCCTCAAAATAACAAAGACTGGGTAAGAATAATCAATAAACCATTTAGATATATATCTAAGGATAATGTAAATATGGTAAAGGATGAAGCCGACTTTATAAATGCACTAATAAATAAATGTAATTTACATCCTAAGCAAGTAAAAACTATAAATGATTTAGATATCGATTTAAGTTATTTAAAAACCTTAAATCCTAAAAATGCTATATCTTACATTAGGACAAGTCTAGATTATGATAGATATATATTAGATTATTGCACAAACCGAAAAATAAAAACAAATGGATTAATAGAGATTTTAAATGAATTAGAAAGTTCTGCCACTAATTTTAAAACTATAAAAGATTACCTAGAACATATAGATAGAGTTAAATCAGAATTAGTAGATAATAAGAACAATAAAAATACAGATGGTGTTATTTTTACAACAATGCATAGTGCTAAAGGACTAGAATTTAAAAATGTTTATATAATAGGCGCTAATGAGGGAACTATACCACATGAAAAATCTTATGATATAGAAGATGATGAAAAAAAGATAGGACAAATAGAGGAAGAGAGAAGACTTATGTATGTAGCAATAACTAGGGCAGAAGAAAACCTATATATAAGTTACCCTATAAATAAGTATGGAAAAAAAGTATCTAAATCAAGGTTTATTGATGACATAAAAGCACCTACTAAAAAAGAGATAGAACAAATTACAGTTGGAGACAAAATATATCATAAAAAATTTAAAGAAGGTATTATAATACAAAAGGACGGGAGTTCTATTAAAATAAGATTTGGTGATGGAGATAGGGTACTTGATTATAAAGTATGTATGGTAAAAAATATGATTTGGAAAGTATAA
- a CDS encoding DUF975 family protein, whose protein sequence is MRNFSEIKSTSKEQLLDNWKLPVLFTFLTLVLYGISIYFDDDISNFGIAVTLTISILVGILSIFLTNILLNIAKYNEVKSIKIPLKKFLRIIGASIVVFIPMFVLIFLIVLGATFGLVGITDSFMPILIIIISIYAFCFIAGLYLSFVNYLILDDNKIFKSIKYSFLYMKGNLLKTIWLCITFIPWMLLTVITLGLGLLYAGPYLQLVYINYYLELKNEFNTKNE, encoded by the coding sequence ATGAGAAATTTTTCAGAAATAAAAAGTACATCTAAAGAACAATTACTAGATAATTGGAAATTACCTGTTTTATTTACTTTTTTAACATTAGTTTTATATGGTATTTCTATATATTTCGATGACGATATATCAAATTTCGGTATAGCAGTTACTTTAACCATTAGTATATTAGTTGGTATATTAAGCATTTTCCTTACCAATATTCTATTAAATATAGCAAAGTATAATGAAGTCAAAAGTATAAAGATACCATTAAAGAAATTTTTAAGAATTATAGGAGCAAGCATTGTAGTCTTTATACCAATGTTTGTACTAATATTTTTAATAGTTCTAGGAGCAACATTTGGATTAGTTGGTATCACAGATAGTTTCATGCCTATATTAATTATTATAATTTCAATATATGCATTTTGCTTTATAGCTGGTCTATATTTATCATTCGTAAATTATCTAATCTTAGATGATAATAAGATATTTAAATCAATCAAATATAGTTTTTTATATATGAAAGGTAATTTATTAAAAACAATATGGTTATGTATAACATTCATACCATGGATGTTATTAACAGTAATAACATTAGGTTTAGGATTATTATATGCAGGACCTTATTTACAACTAGTTTATATAAATTACTATTTAGAATTAAAGAATGAATTTAATACTAAGAATGAATAA
- a CDS encoding chloride channel protein, with amino-acid sequence MFYVRSSRERAYNILERAQNSKYRLVRDSLLVGILVGLTIVLHRFIASKLSHVFIDVYSRGKENLVYIPIIFIVLIILGYIVAKQIKREPMISGSGIPQVEGILTRRLEINWFRVLIHKFIGGLICLGAGLSVGREGPSVQMGACIGEGVSKNLKKLENEEKYLITSGASAGLSAAFNAPLSGVMFALEEAHKNFSPLVLLSAMIASLTADFVSKQFFGLIPSLHFGALTPIPLKYYWVLIILGITIGISGFIFNNGILKTQSIFKNSKLSTEMKTIIPFIMTGIVGLTSPILLGGGHELIMSLKSGGVAINILFVFIVVKFLFTFICFGSGVPGGIFFPLLTLGALVGNVVGIIAISYLGVPDSYIINFIVLAMAGHFAATVKAPITAIILISEMTGSLEHLLSLSIVVVIAQITSDILKVHPIYESLLERLLSKGENKYEGNGKKTLLEAAVHMNSELDGKCIKDILWPTNCLVVAITRGNTEILPKGSTQIIAGDYLTVMTDQNSSSEVLEKVTKLGEC; translated from the coding sequence ATGTTCTACGTGAGAAGCAGTAGAGAAAGAGCTTACAATATATTAGAAAGAGCTCAAAATTCTAAATACAGACTAGTAAGAGATTCTCTTTTAGTTGGAATTCTAGTAGGTTTAACTATAGTACTACATAGATTTATTGCATCCAAATTAAGTCATGTATTTATCGACGTATATTCTAGAGGAAAAGAAAATCTAGTATATATACCAATAATATTTATCGTATTAATTATATTAGGCTATATAGTAGCAAAACAAATCAAGAGAGAACCAATGATAAGTGGAAGTGGTATACCTCAAGTGGAAGGTATATTAACTAGAAGATTAGAAATAAATTGGTTTAGAGTCTTAATTCATAAATTCATAGGAGGTCTTATTTGTTTAGGTGCTGGACTATCAGTTGGTAGGGAAGGACCATCGGTACAAATGGGTGCCTGTATAGGAGAAGGCGTATCAAAAAATCTAAAAAAACTAGAAAATGAAGAAAAATATTTAATAACGAGTGGAGCAAGTGCAGGTTTATCTGCCGCTTTTAATGCGCCATTATCAGGTGTAATGTTTGCTTTAGAAGAAGCTCATAAGAACTTCTCTCCATTAGTATTATTATCAGCAATGATAGCATCTTTAACTGCTGATTTTGTATCAAAACAATTCTTCGGTTTAATACCATCATTACACTTTGGAGCATTGACACCAATACCATTAAAATACTATTGGGTACTTATAATATTAGGTATAACAATAGGTATTAGTGGATTTATATTCAATAATGGAATTTTAAAAACTCAAAGTATTTTCAAAAACAGTAAGTTAAGTACAGAAATGAAAACAATAATACCTTTTATAATGACAGGTATAGTAGGTTTAACATCACCAATATTATTAGGTGGTGGTCATGAGCTTATAATGAGTTTAAAAAGTGGTGGAGTTGCTATAAATATTTTATTTGTGTTTATAGTAGTTAAATTCTTATTTACATTTATATGCTTTGGATCAGGAGTTCCTGGAGGAATATTTTTCCCTTTACTTACATTAGGAGCATTAGTTGGAAATGTGGTTGGAATTATAGCTATATCTTATTTAGGTGTACCAGATAGTTATATTATAAACTTTATAGTATTAGCAATGGCGGGGCATTTCGCTGCAACCGTAAAAGCACCTATAACTGCAATTATATTAATTTCTGAAATGACAGGTTCTTTAGAGCACTTATTATCACTTTCTATAGTAGTTGTTATTGCACAAATTACATCGGATATATTAAAGGTTCATCCTATATATGAAAGTTTATTAGAAAGACTTTTATCTAAGGGAGAAAATAAATATGAAGGAAATGGTAAGAAAACTTTATTAGAAGCGGCAGTTCATATGAATAGTGAGCTTGATGGTAAATGTATTAAGGATATTTTATGGCCTACGAATTGCTTAGTAGTTGCTATAACAAGAGGTAATACTGAGATATTACCGAAAGGCTCTACTCAGATTATAGCAGGTGATTATTTGACGGTTATGACTGACCAAAATAGTTCATCAGAAGTATTAGAAAAAGTAACTAAATTAGGAGAATGCTAG